From the Papaver somniferum cultivar HN1 chromosome 2, ASM357369v1, whole genome shotgun sequence genome, the window TCCATGCAAATGTAATGAGTTGTTTTCTATGTTCCAGAATACCCATATAACTATCTAATTGGCTAGTCAAGAAACTTCTACCACAATCACATTCAATAAACAGGTGATGAATTCTCTAGGAATGACACCTGTAGAATAGGCAGTTAGCATAAACATTATGAACAAAACTTGGTATTCTTTCTTTAATACTCCTTTCGTCCAAGTTATATCGGCGGAGAAGTGATTTTTGCTTGTCCAACTAGATAGGCGGAGTTCGTATTTATATgttacttttgacatatatgccCTTATTGATATTTCTGGTATTGGGAATATAACAAGGGGTAAAACAAGAAACaagataaatttttataaaaccTAAATTTTTTCTTAATCTAAGATATTTAGTTTTTTCACCTATATAACTTGGATGGAAGGAATAGCTAAACAATTGTAATAAACTTCCAGAAGAACAATAAAAATTCTACGACATAAATCTATATATCCAACACAATGCTACCCAATCCGAATGATAGTATATATCATCGATGTTATCTCTCATAACTGAATCCATGACAAACTAAACACCCCCCACCCCACGCCACCTCACACCTTTCTTCACAAATAATTAGAAACATCCACCTCCCTCTAAGCGACACCGAGGATAAAATCATTTGGCCGCACTCCAAATATGAGAAACATACTACTGCCTCTGGTTACAAATTCTTAACTTAAGAGCAATTCAACCTCAGCAGAACCCCCCACCAGCAATCAAATTTCTTTGGACCTTCCCGTGTCCAAAATTAAGCTTTTATTGCGGAAAACAATTAATGAAGGTCCACCAATCTTCACCATCTTAAACCAAATCCATCTCGTCAACTTGAACCTATGCCCTCACAGTAATTCCGATACAAAATCATCTGATCACTTAATTCTACGCTGCCCAGTAGCGATTAGAACCTGGAACACCTTACTCCATCAACTCAAAACACCCAAAAAACCTCCACTACCATCCCAAATGCAATAACACCTCAAACAACCATCTCCCAACTCCTACAACAACAAGCCTCTCCTGCAttcatcacatctttctgttaTCTCTTATGGACACTCTGGATGactagaaaacaatttttctaccGCCAAAAACAGGCAACATcaaatgacattttattttcaACCCTAAAGCAACAACATGAGTACACATGGGCTCAAGAATCCCTACCCCATAATCTTCCAGGAGACTTACCAACATTCACTCCATCAAGAAGAGAAaacataacaacaacaacaataatggtAGATTGGTCCTACCCAACTCGGATTGGATAAAAATCAACACAGATGGCGCTGCAAGATTACATCCTGGAATTGCAGGGGAAAACTTAATTTGCAGCGACTCGGAAGCAAAAGTTATCATGGCTCTCACGCAACCACTAGGAATTAGTACTGCTTTAATTGCAGAAACCTAGTCTCTGTTGCTAGCCACAAGAAGCGCGACAAATAGACAATGGATGAAAGTTCTTTTCGAGACGAATTCTGAAATCTTATGCGCTTTGTTACCTCACCTGCACCACCACCATGGTACTTAAAGAGAATGATAAGAGAAATAAGGCAACAAAACATTCAGATACCAAACACAACCATCCAACACAACTACAGAGAGGGAAACCAAGCATCAGATGGTGTTGCTAATCACGTATCAGATGGAAACCAAACATGGAATCTTGGAACCAAAATGTGGGAACATGCAATCCCAAATTTCAATAGTCAAATTGTATTAAGCAATTCTATGGGTATTAATACCCTCGTATATTTTCCTCATAGTTTCTTTGATAAATACatgcttcaaaaatgaaaataaaataaaaatctacgagGCAATCTAGATTTCCAGAAAAGATTGCATGGGAACTGATGATTCAGCCACTCAGGTACTCATACTGAACCTTACAATGGGCAGACTTTTGTGCCACCAAAACTTCGCTCAAAAATTATACCGGTCTCTAATGTTCAGGCCCCCGTGCCCAAATCTACAGACCTTTAGGCCATTTATCGGTCCTGGAAACGTGCTAGTAGTTCCTAGTTCTGCATCAAGGGAGCCTTGGAACACAAATTTACAAGCTGTAGTCGCCAAATGGAAAAGGAGAAAAAGTGAAAAACCCTTTCATAGGATTTAAGAAGTTTCCAAAACTAGACAGCGATGAGATTAAATGGTGGTTTCCTAAATTCTGCTCATGCACACCTAAACAAATCATCATTTATTTCTACCTCCATCTTTcacccttctcctcctccttcttcttcttgcttTCACTCGGCAATGGCGAATTCGAATGGATCAACAACTACTACTAGTGGTGATCTTAAGCCTAAATTCTTAAAGGTTTACTATGACCTCAAATCTGATCTCCTTCAAGATCCTTCTTATGAATTTACTGATGATGCTCGCAATTGGGTCGACAAGGTAAATCATCATTATGATCCTgcatcagatttttttttttcctttcaattttggatgattcaatttttttttttttgtaaggtttTGTTTTAGAAGTGATTTTCGTTAGTAgtcaaggttttgttggtattTTTCTTTGGGAAAAAACAAATTAGTTTATTTTAAATATATTGCTTTTTGTTATGGCAAGGCTCGAGGGAAAGATGTGAGGAATCAAGAAAACCTACTGATTGAACTTCAAAGACATGGTTGGAATCGGATTATCATGATTTTTGTCAGAATAATTAGAAAGAGAAAGAATGTTGAAATTGTAGTGTTTAGGAATTTTGTATATGAGGATTAGATAGTTATAGTTAGGTTTAAGTTTATACATGCGAACATTTTAGCATTGGCGCTTCTCTACTGACATGGTGTTAAAGCAAAATAATGGCTTACTATTAGAATTGTCATATGACTCCATGGTAATATTAACAATTTGAATCGTTTtgattgttgtacttagtatttGTGATAAGCTCATTTTTGTAATAATGTGTGCCGAAGCCATTCTTGCAAATCTTAAGGCCGGCAAAACCTTGTTGGGTGACTGGTGTAACTGGAAATACTGgttcatgaacataaacatttttggaaatgtTAATGCTTCTTGAAATATAAAGTTTCTCTTTGTAGTGTTGTTGTTTCACGACTTACTTTTAATTATCATCTTCGAGCATTTACGTTTTAAACCATTTCATGGTATTTAGCCCCgctgtattctgatcatgctcATGCTTGTTTTATTTTCAGATGCTGGACTACAATGTGCCTGGAGGTGCAGTAGACAATTGTTTTTCTTGCATCTATTATTTATACATTATGAAAAAAATCTAGGTTGTGCCTCATGGTCTTCATGTTTCTAAGTTCGTCTCCAAGTTAGTTGAGACTAAGTGAAACACAGAACTACCACATCAGGGAAGTTGTCTTGTCTTAATATCGCGTCTTACATTCTAATTTCTACAGGGAAAGTGAATCGAGGGCTCTCTGTGGTCGATAGTTACAGATTGCTGAAAGGAGATGAACTGTCCGAAGAAGAAATATTCCTTTCATCTACTCTTGGTTGGTGCATTGAATGGGTATTACTATGGAGTGGACATATGCGTTTCTAACTTATCTAAATAATTATTATCTTTAGATCATTTGATAAATTATTGATTCGTTAAACCTTTCTTCTTGTAAATGCATACAGCTTCAGGCATGCTTTCTTGTCCTTGATGATATCATGGATGGCGCTCACACACGTCGAGGTCAACCTTGTTGGTTCAGAGTGGAGAAGGTCTATTTCAACCATGTTCAACAATTCTACTGATCTGTTGTATATCCTCTGTAGCAGGCAGCCATTACtcatgccatgttaattagtagGAAATTATATGACCAATATTACTCTTTTTTGGCTGGAGAGCTTAATAGCACGTATTAATTGTTCATTGTACATAGGTTGGTATGATAGCTGTGAATGATGGGCTTCTACTTCGGAATCACATTCCCAGGATTCTCAAGAAGTACTTCAGACGGAAAGTTTACTATGTGGATCTGCTGGAGTTGTTTAACGAGGTGCTTGGTATTGCATTAAGTAATTAATAGATTTAATTTTGATTCAACATCTCCATGAATGGTGTATATAATTTTGGATGGATAACAGGTTGAATACCAAACAGCTTCAGGACAGATGGTAGATTTGATTACCACAATAGAAGGGGAGAAAGATCTATCGAAGTATACATTGCCAGTGTAAGTAGAAAGATAAAGTGTTTATGAAGGAATAGCTTTTGGTAGAAGAGCCTGCGCATAAATGTTTCTAGACATGTGTTCCATAGACTCCTTATTCACTTATGTCTAGTTGTATACTGCTGCGTTCTGTTTATTGATCTTCGACTCAAGATAGTAGATGGTATACACATTTCTTCCGTAATGATATTAGTTAATCTTCCTTTCGTAGGATGGCATGATCACGATATTTACTTGGTCACACTGATCGTAGCAAAGTTCTGTGAGTGTGTTCAAACATTCTGTACGGAGTTATACTCTTGTCCCTGACTGTGTAAGCATAGGTCATGGTTAAATAGTCAAAAACTATTAGAAGGAAGACAGAGAAAATTTGAATCGCTGTAAATTGTAAAGTATTATAATATGCTagtaccaatgaagtctttatactTTGTCTCTTCAAATTAGTCGCTATAAGTTGATAATTTTGTCCCATTTGCATATGAGCCTTGGCAAATGGTAAGTGGATCATGTCTTGTGCTGTACGTTATCGTTTAATGGCTACCATGTTAATGGTTAGAGGCTGGCATGTTGCAGGAATTTCATTGATTATGATAAATAGTTTGTCTGAGAATCATGTGTCGCCTTGCAAGTATTATTTGTGTCGtaatatgagaatgattttatctAAACTTATCTATGAAACTGTATTTTCTTGATGCAGCCACCGTCACATTGTTCAGTACAAAACTGCATATTACTCATTTTATCTACCGGTGAGTTGAACTGTCATTTTGTGCAAGCCTTCTCCTATTGCTTTTGTTCTCAATGGGATGCCATGCCTCCTTTGGAAGAATTTTTTGATAGCATGTCGCCAGTAGTTGTTTCTTATTGCTGTATGACTTACTGGAATCACCTAAAGCCAGGAAAGTCTCTTGTTGTTTTCTTCATTAGGGAAAAGCACGAGTCTTTGTCTGGCCTGCATGAAATCTAAATTGCTTTCGGTGCTttagtctttatgagttttgAAAAAAACTTCCATGTTATTCATCTTTTGTTGTATGAAATAACAACAGTTGATATAGGTTTCTGATAAATGCTTTAGGATCTTCAATGAATAATATGCGGTCACCCTTAGAATGGCTGGGCCTACACTAAAGCTATGAAAACAGGATTTGCAAGATACATGCTTGAAGCATCAGGAAGAACCTTCAGTGGTGTCTTATAATGTATTATGAAGCCTGGAGAGCAAGATTTTTCACCTCAAAGGTTGCAGTGAATCTGGCCTTCTAATTTCTCTTATATTGTTGGGTCACAGGTTGCGTGTGCATTGCTGTTGTCAGGTGAGAATTTGGAGGATCATATAAACGTGAAGAATATTCTCGTTGAAATGGGAACCTACTTCCAAGTACAGGTGATTTCTCTATACATGCAATAAAGATCAATATGTCCAATCTTCCTTTCACCTCCTACTATCAGTGAATCAAAATTTTCATTTGTAGGATGATTATCTAGATTGCTTCGGGACTCCTGAAGTGATTGGTAAGGTATGTCACTGAATTCGTCTTCTTTAATATACTACCCAATAATCAAACCCGAGAAGatgtttactttttattttcatctgctTTTGACATGAGGTCAACCAGCCTCACCAGTCACCATGTGATCTGTGTGGATGAGTTAACTAGTTCACTAGGATGGAGTTTCTAACATTCTCACTGATTCCCCCGGTGGTTTGTTATCTCAACTTAAACTTGAATTCCATAAAAAAAGAGAGGATAATTTTCAAAGTATCTTTACAGTcaaacctcgataaatgaatgttcgataaatgaataacctcgccaaatgaataattttctctGGTCCCTACTTGGACCAaagtgataaatgaataacctcgattaatgcattaatgaataaaaaaaaattaaatccttaaaggccctataaaaatataaatgaataatcactaaatttccatataaaaaaatatatataagaataaaacaaaatacataatcagtaaattttaaataaaaatatatgtagaactaaactcaaaaaaatttcatatatggttaaatgattttttttttccacccaaaccaaaatgcaTCGCAGCCTTAATTTTATGCAATGCTTGCacaatttctggaatattttgcCCGTGTTGTATCAAGAATTTTTTAAAAGTGACCATCGCTTGAAAGACATCTTGAGATGAAATATTTAGTACGACGCTACTATCGTCTGGTTTAGTATCATTCTCGTCATCCATTATTGACTCAATAATTTCTCCGTTTGTTGGATATTCGATAACTGCATCATTCTCGCTAGGATAGTTTAAAACATGTTCGACATCCATCAAATTTCTATAACGTAAATAAAAAATGACACCAGTTAATCCTTGGATATCTTCTTCTAATTGACCATTTTCTAGTTCTGGAACATCTGTATCTTCAAACCAAATCTTACAATGACGGAAACAGTTTGTAATTGTTTTTTCCCTATAGCTACATTTGTACATCTTCTCTTATAtaatttaacttcttaattacgaaaatattgtctaaatgaataaatactcatttatcgataaataaataaccccgcTAAACGAATATTTTTTCTTGATCCTGAGgtcattcatttatcgaggtttgACTGTATTATGTGTTGTTTTTGGACAACCAGATTGGAAcagatattgaagatttcaagTGCTCATGGTTGGTTGTGCAAGCGCTTGAACGTGTTAATGATGAGCAAAAGAAGATACTATACGTAAGAGACCTCttcttttttatattttgttgtaaatCGATGTTTGACCGTCTTCTATTAGTACTCATTATGAATTTCTTTTTCCAGGAGAACTATGGAAAGGCAGATTCAGCTTGTGTTGAAAAAGTGAAAAGACTTTATAAAGATCTAGATCTTGAGGTTGGAATTCTCTCCCTTCTTATTTTTACTTTATGTAAGAACTTCAATTTAAATGTTGATTATGTTGTTATCTTATGTCAGCTATCCAGTATACGTGTATAAGCCTGGCTTTTGGCAGTTCTCATTCATTTCCttgtatttttcattttcttaatgTTTCTTCTACACTACTCTTATAGGGGGTATTTGCTGAGTACGAGCGGAACAGCTATGAAAAGCTCATCTCCTCCATAGAAGCTCACCCGAGCAAAGCTGTTCAGGCAGTTCTGAAGTCTTTCTTAGTGAAGATATACAAGCGTCAGAAGTAGGAAACACGAGCATTTTGACATTCAAAAGATGAATAAGAAATGACAAAAGTAAAATGATTTATTTTCCTTATCATGAATAAGAAATGGCAAAACCATTTTGATATACGCCGTGTAACCGTGTTAGCTTATCTGTTGGTGTAAAGTGGCTTTTCCAATGCTATTTTGTTCTTCCAAAAAAATTCCCAATTTTAAACTTTCATCTAAATTTATAATAGTCAAATTGCTAGTCATTTCTACCTGTGACATCTCTCAAATGCACTGATCAACCATATGGTTTTCTTCCACAAGGAAATTTGAACGGCTCTGGGGATAGCCGCGCTTCAAGTCAGTAATGAAAGAATTACTTCATCCGGTTTTTTTTTTGACGCAAGAAAGAGCAAATGTTATTAAGGAAAACAGTAGGCACTCATCGAGAGAATGATAGCCACTGATGTAAAGCTACAAAATAAAACCAAGGCATGAGAGCCTGGCTaacaaggaaagaagaaaaaacaataagTTACAAGATAACAGCATGCCAATTGTTAAGAACCATCTCCAATGAGTAGTTCATGAACACTCCATCCTTCAAAAACCAATTGTAAAGCAGCATCTTAGTATCATCAATCATCTTTTCAATAGAGTGATACTTCCGTTGAAAAAATCTTATGTTTCTTTCCAACCATATATTCCACTAAATAGCAAATGGAATGAGATTCCAATTTTTCCATTTTTTagctttcttcttcctcttctgcttCCATTCCTATAAAGTGTTCTTTACACAATCATTAGGAATCCACTGAATCTTGTAACAATCCAAAAAGTAATGCCACAATTTCCTTGTAAAATCATAACGCAAGAAAATGTGGTTATTTGATTCAGCAGCTTTCTTGCAGAATAAACATCCATTCACAATGATAGTGTTCCTCAACTTATCCATAGTAGGAGCAGCATTATAACAAAAAGACCAGGTGAAAAAAGAAACTTTCATAGGCACTTTATGATTCCAAACAATATTGAAAGAAAAGGAGTACCTTGTGAACTGTCCAAAGAAGAATAACATCCTGAAACTGAGAAAGTGTCTTCATTTCTCCAAATCCTTACATCATCACCAGTAATTAATGAGTCTGGCTCAGGGATAAGATTCAACACCTGCATCAGATCATTTAGCTCCAACTCAGTCATATCTCTAGATAAGTTCAGAGTCCAAGtactaaaaccattataagtAGAAACCACTTCAGACAGGGTATAATCTTTGCTTCTGCATATTCTGTAGATATTTGGAAACATCTCTTTTAAAGCTacaccattgcaccacaaatctTTCCAGAACAAACATCTGTTGCCACTGTTAACTTGAGTGATTGAGTTCGAAATAACCAAATCCTTACATTTTAAAATACCTGCCCATAAACTCTTATTAACTCACTTGTTAGAATCATTAGGGAATAAAGCCATTGGATTGCCATCAAATTTCTGATTCACCActttcctccaaagagcatcttTATCCTTACCATATCTCCATATCCACTTAGCATGAAGAGCCTTGTTCATAATGCTAAGTTTCTTGATACCTACACCACCATTCtcttttgaagtattaactctatccCATCCAACCCAACCTCTTTTCTTGACTGTTTTAGAGCCTCTCCAAATAAAGTGTCTCATAATCCTCGCCATTTCCTTTTCAACAGATTTTGGCAACtgaaaaagagaaagataataTATAGGAAGACTAGAAAGCACAGTGTTAACTAAAATGATTCTACCACCTTTAGATATGTACTTTCTCTGCCAGCCACTTAACTTCTTTTGAAATCTTTGAATAATGACTTCCCAAACAGAGTAAGCCTTGGATTTACTACCCAAAGGAATGCCCAAGTATTTAATAGGGAAGCTAACACATGAGCAACCAAAAAGCTCAGGACAAGCATTTGCATTTTGAGTCTCCCCCACAGGTACTACTGCACTCTTTTTAAAATTTACTCTAAGCCCAGAAATAAGCTCAAAAGCAAATAAGATATTTTTCAGATTTGAAATTTGCTCAGTACTGTCATCAATGAAAACTATTAGATCATCAGCAAACTGCAGGTGACTGATTGCTGTACCTTGTGGAACAGGTTTGAATCCAGCAATAAGATCCATTGAAGCATCTTTTTTAATCATGAGAGAAAGAACTTCATCCACCATAATGAACAAAAATGGAGAAATAGGGTCCCCCTGCCTAACACCCTTCCCACTTTTAAACAAGCTTGAAGCTTGACCATTAATAGCCATAGAAAACCTCACAGAGGATAAGCACCAATGAATCCAGTTCCTCCACACATTACCAAAACCAAATCTTTGCATTGTAACATCTAAACACTTCCAATTGAGGTTATCAAAAGCTTTTTCAAGATCCACTTTAACTACCATCCCTGGAATTTGAGATCTTTCTCTAGCATCAATGAGTTCAGCTGCAATTAGAATCCCATCAGTTATTTGTCTGCCATCCACAAAAGCTCCTTGAAACTCAGTGATCAAAGAAGGTAAAACTACCTTAAGCCTGTTAGCCAGTAATTTTGAGATGATCTTGTATACATCCACAATGAGACTAATTGGCCTATATTGGTTCATACAAACAACTCCATCACATTTAGGAATGAGAATAATGTTTGTGCAATTTAACCTCCAGTCCAAGAAACCAAGCCTCTCAAACTCCTTGATCACTTTCATTAAGTCAATTTTTATAATATCCCATACTTCCTTGAAGAACTCCATTGTATAGCCATCTGGCCCTGGAGATTTGTTAGAACCAAAATTCCAAATAAAAGCTTTGACTTCTTCTTCACTAAAAGGTTTTTCAAGCATAATACTCTGCTGCACTGAAAGAGAAGGCATTTCCAAGTCATCAAAGTTAGGTCTGTATTGAATATGGTCTTTAAACAATTTTTCATAATAATT encodes:
- the LOC113348916 gene encoding farnesyl pyrophosphate synthase 1-like yields the protein MRLNGGFLNSAHAHLNKSSFISTSIFHPSPPPSSSCFHSAMANSNGSTTTTSGDLKPKFLKVYYDLKSDLLQDPSYEFTDDARNWVDKMLDYNVPGGKVNRGLSVVDSYRLLKGDELSEEEIFLSSTLGWCIEWLQACFLVLDDIMDGAHTRRGQPCWFRVEKVGMIAVNDGLLLRNHIPRILKKYFRRKVYYVDLLELFNEVEYQTASGQMVDLITTIEGEKDLSKYTLPVHRHIVQYKTAYYSFYLPVACALLLSGENLEDHINVKNILVEMGTYFQVQDDYLDCFGTPEVIGKIGTDIEDFKCSWLVVQALERVNDEQKKILYENYGKADSACVEKVKRLYKDLDLEGVFAEYERNSYEKLISSIEAHPSKAVQAVLKSFLVKIYKRQK